A window of Juglans regia cultivar Chandler chromosome 7, Walnut 2.0, whole genome shotgun sequence contains these coding sequences:
- the LOC108991852 gene encoding ARF guanine-nucleotide exchange factor GNOM — protein sequence MGRLKLQTGINSIEEEPEDCDTAYSNKATLSCMINSEIGAVLAVMRRNVRWGGRYMSGDDQLEHSLIQSLKALRKQIFSWPHQWHTINPAVYLQPFLDVIRSDETGAPITSVALSSVHKILSLDVIDQNTVNVEDAMHLVVDSVTSCRFEVTDPASEEVVLMKILQVLLSCMKSKASVMLSNQHVCTIVNTCFRIVHQAGSKGELLQRIARHTMHEIVRSIFSHLPDVDNTERSLVNGSNTVKKEIGGLNNEYSLGSSQLENGNMGSDYDGQPLSTNFTTNVSTGSLATGTDEKTIGSVNGKETVSYDLHLMTDGVPCMVEIFHFLCSLLNVVEHVGNDPRSIAYEEDVPLFALGLINSAIELGGPSIRHHPRLLSLIQDELFRNLMQFGLSTSPLILSMVCSIVLNLYHHLRTELKLQLEAFFSCVILRLAQSRYGASYQQQEVAMEALVDFCRQKTFMVEMYANLDCDITCTNIFEDLANLLSKSAFPVNCPLSSMHILALDGLIAVIQGMAERIGNTSAGSEHAPVSLEEYTPFWMVKCDNYSDPNHWVPFVRRRKYIKRRLMIGADHFNRDPKKGLEFLQGTHLLPDKLDPQSVACFFRYTAGLDKNLVGDFLGNHDEFCVQVLHEFAWTFDFQDMNLDTALRLFLETFRLPGESQKIQRVLEAFSERYYEQSPQILANKDAALLLSYSLIMLNTDQHNVQVKKKMTEDDFIRNNRHINGGSDLPREFLSELYHSICKNEIRTTPEQGAGFPEMTPSRWIDLMHKSKKTAPFIVSDSRAYLDHDMFAIMSGPTIAAISVVFDHAEHEEVYQTCIDGFLAVAKISACHHLEDVLDDLVVSLCKFTTLLSPSSVEEPVLAFGDDMKARMATVTVFTIANRYGDYIRTGWRNILDCILRLHKLGLLPARVASDAADELEVSADTGHGKPLTSSLSSAHMPSMGTPRRSSGLMGRFSQLLSLDTEEPRSQPTEQQLAAHQRTLQTIQKCHIDSIFTESKFLKAESLLQLARALIWAAGRPQKGNSSPEDEDTAVFCLELLIAITLNNRDRIVLLWQGVYEHISNIVQSTVLPGALVEKAVFGLLRICQRLLPYKENLADELLRSLQLVLKLDPRVADAFSEQITQEVNRLVKANASHIRSQLGWRTITSLLSNTARQPEASEAGFDALLFIMSDGAHLSPANYVLCVDSSRQFAESRVGQAERSVRALDLMAGSVNCLARWMSEAKEAMGEEEALRTSQDIGEMWFRLVQGLRKVCLDQREEVRNHALLSLQKCLTGVDELHLPHGLWSQCFDTVIFTMLDDLLEIAPGHSPKDYRNMEGTLILVMKLLSKVFLQLLNDLSQLTTFCKLWLGVLSRMEKYMKVKVRGKRSEKLQELVPELLKNTLLVMKTRGVLVQRSALGGDSLWELTWLHVNNISLSLQSEVFPDQDSEPPQHKQSQTGGVPISHETGSGPPNEAVASESAGTGG from the exons ATGGGCCGTCTAAAGCTGCAAACCGGAATCAACTCAATTGAGGAGGAACCTGAGGACTGTGATACTGCCTATTCTAATAAAGCTACTCTATCATGCATGATTAATTCAGAGATTGGTGCTGTATTGGCGGTCATGAGGAGAAATGTAAGATGGGGGGGTCGTTATATGTCAGGTGATGATCAGCTGGAGCATTCCCTAATTCAGTCATTGAAAGCATTACGGAAGCAAATCTTTTCATGGCCACATCAGTGGCATACCATCAACCCTGCCGTTTATCTCCAGCCATTTCTGGATGTGATTCGCTCTGACGAAACTGGTGCCCCAATCACTAGTGTTGCTCTGTCATCCGTACACAAGATTTTATCTCTTGATGTGATTGACCAAAATACTGTGAATGTTGAAGATGCTATGCACTTGGTAGTTGATTCTGTCACTAGCTGTCGATTTGAGGTGACTGATCCTGCATCAGAAGAAGTGGTACTGATGAAGATACTACAGGTTCTTCTGTCTTGTATGAAAAGTAAAGCTTCTGTTATGTTGAGTAATCAGCACGTTTGCACGATAGTGAATACTTGTTTCCGTATAGTTCACCAAGCAGGATCAAAAGGTGAGTTGTTGCAGCGTATAGCTCGCCACACAATGCATGAAATTGTTAGAAGTATATTCTCGCACCTTCCAGATGTTGACAACACAGAACGTTCATTGGTTAATGGCAGCAATACTGTAAAAAAGGAG ATTGGTGGTCTCAATAATGAGTATTCTTTGGGAAGTTCTCAATTGGAGAACGGCAACATGGGTTCTGATTATGATGGTCAACCATTATCCACGAATTTTACTACCAATGTTTCCACAGGTTCACTAGCAACCGGGACTGATGAAAAAACAATTGGGTCTGTCAATGGAAAGGAAACTGTTTCATATGACTTGCATCTGATGACTGATGGGGTTCCCTGCATGGtggaaatatttcatttcctaTGCTCTTTGTTAAATGTTGTTGAGCATGTGGGAAATGACCCCAGATCAATAGCATATGAAGAGGACGTGCCTCTTTTTGCACTGGGTTTGATAAACTCGGCTATAGAATTGGGTGGACCTTCCATTCGCCATCATCCCAGGCTGTTGAGTTTGATTCAGGATGAATTATTCCGAAATCTGATGCAATTCGGCTTGTCAACGAGTCCACTTATTCTTTCAATGGTGTGCAGCATCGTTCTCAATCTGTATCATCATCTTCGAACAGAACTCAAATTACAGCTTGAGGCTTTCTTTTCCTGTGTGATTTTGAGGCTTGCACAAAGCAGATATGGGGCTTCATACCAGCAGCAGGAGGTTGCCATGGAGGCTCTTGTCGACTTCTGCAGGCAGAAAACATTTATGGTCGAAATGTATGCTAACTTAGATTGCGATATAACTTGCACTAACATCTTTGAAGACCTTGCTAATCTGTTGTCAAAGAGTGCATTTCCTGTGAACTGTCCACTGTCATCAATGCACATCCTTGCTTTGGATGGTCTTATTGCTGTTATTCAGGGAATGGCAGAGAGGATAGGCAACACATCAGCTGGTTCAGAACATGCTCCAGTGAGTCTTGAAGAGTATACTCCATTTTGGATGGTGAAGTGTGACAACTACAGTGATCCTAATCATTGGGTTCCTTTTGTCCGTCGAAGGAAGTACATCAAGAGAAGGTTGATGATTGGAGCTGATCACTTTAATCGTGATCCCAAAAAAGGGCTGGAGTTCCTCCAAGGAACACACCTCCTGCCTGACAAACTTGACCCCCAAAGCGTGGCCTGCTTTTTCAGGTACACTGCTGGCTTGGATAAGAATCTTGTTGGTGATTTCCTGGGGAACCATGATGAATTTTGTGTTCAGGTCCTTCATGAATTTGCTTGGACTTTTGATTTCCAAGACATGAATTTGGACACTGCACTGCGGCTGTTTTTAGAAACTTTCCGACTGCCTGGAGAATCACAAAAGATACAAAGGGTGCTTGAGGCATTCTCAGAGAGATACTATGAGCAATCACCACAGATTCTAGCTAACAAGGATGCTGCTTTGCTATTATCGTATTCACTCATAATGCTTAATACAGATCAGCACAATGTACaagtgaagaaaaagatgaccGAAGACGATTTCATCCGGAATAATAGGCACATCAACGGAGGCAGTGATCTACCTCGAGAATTCCTGTCAGAGCTGTACCACTCAATTTGCAAGAATGAGATCCGCACAACCCCAGAGCAAGGTGCTGGCTTTCCGGAAATGACCCCAAGCCGGTGGATTGATCTAATGCACAAATCCAAAAAAACTGCTCCATTCATTGTATCTGATTCCAGAGCCTACCTTGACCACGATATGTTTGCTATAATGTCAGGCCCAACAATTGCTGCTATCTCTGTGGTATTTGATCATGCGGAACATGAAGAAGTTTACCAAACATGTATTGATGGATTCTTGGCAGTTGCAAAGATTTCGGCATGCCATCATCTTGAAGATGTATTGGATGATCTAGTCGTATCCCTCTGTAAGTTCACCACTCTCTTGAGTCCATCATCTGTTGAGGAACCAGTGCTAGCCTTTGGTGATGACATGAAAGCAAGAATGGCAACTGTGACAGTTTTCACTATTGCAAATAGGTATGGTGATTATATCCGCACAGGTTGGAGAAATATTTTGGATTGCATCTTAAGACTGCACAAGCTTGGTCTTCTTCCAGCTCGTGTGGCCAGTGATGCTGCTGATGAATTGGAGGTTTCTGCTGACACCGGGCATGGGAAGCCTCTCACGAGTTCTTTATCCTCGGCTCATATGCCATCCATGGGTACTCCTAGGAGATCCTCTGGATTAATGGGTCGGTTTAGTCAGCTTTTATCTCTTGATACAGAGGAGCCAAGATCCCAACCTACTGAACAACAACTTGCTGCTCATCAACGCACCCTTCAGACAATTCAAAAGTGCCACATTGACAGCATATTTACCGAAAGTAAGTTTCTGAAAGCTGAGTCGCTATTGCAGCTTGCACGAGCACTAATTTGGGCTGCTGGGCGACCTCAGAAAGGGAACAGCTCTCCTGAGGATGAAGATACAGCAGTTTTCTGCCTGGAGTTGCTAATTGCTATTACCCTGAACAATAGGGATAGGATTGTGCTTCTTTGGCAGGGTGTTTATGAGCACATATCTAATATTGTCCAGTCCACTGTACTGCCTGGTGCCCTGGTGGAAAAAGCTGTTTTTGGGCTACTCCGGATTTGCCAACGGCTACTTCCGTATAAAGAGAACCTTGCTGATGAACTTTTAAGGTCACTGCAACTTGTTTTGAAGCTTGATCCCCGGGTGGCTGATGCATTTAGTGAACAAATTACACAGGAAGTCAATCGCCTTGTGAAAGCAAATGCCTCTCACATCAGATCCCAATTGGGGTGGCGCACAATTACATCCCTACTTTCCAACACAGCTCGGCAACCTGAAGCTTCTGAAGCAGGCTTTGATGCACTGTTGTTCATAATGTCTGATGGAGCTCACTTGTCGCCAGCCAATTATGTGCTTTGTGTAGATTCATCAAGGCAGTTTGCTGAGTCTCGTGTTGGACAGGCAGAAAGGTCTGTTCGTGCACTCGATCTTATGGCGGGCTCTGTTAATTGTTTAGCAAGGTGGATGAGTGAGGCCAAAGAAGCAATGGGGGAGGAGGAAGCTTTGAGAACGTCTCAGGACATTGGGGAGATGTGGTTCAGGCTTGTGCAGGGACTGAGGAAAGTTTGTTTGGACCAGAGAGAAGAAGTTAGAAATCATGCCCTATTATCGTTGCAGAAGTGCTTGACAGGGGTGGATGAGCTCCACCTTCCGCATGGTTTATGGTCACAGTGTTTTGATACAGTGATCTTCACGATGCTTGATGACTTGCTTGAAATTGCACCGGGGCACTCTCCAAAGGACTATCGAAACATGGAAGGCACCCTTATCCTTGTGATGAAGCTCTTGTCAAAAGTGTTTTTACAGTTACTCAATGATCTCTCACAATTAACTACATTCTGCAAACTATGGTTGGGTGTTCTCAGCcgaatggaaaaatatatgaaggTGAAAGTTAGAGGGAAGAGGAGTGAGAAGCTTCAGGAGCTAGTACCTGAGCTCCTAAAAAACACTTTGCTTGTTATGAAAACAAGAGGAGTGCTTGTGCAGAGGAGTGCTTTAGGTGGAGATAGCTTGTGGGAACTGACATGGCTACATGTAAATAACATCTCTCTTTCGTTGCAGTCTGAGGTTTTCCCAGATCAAGATTCAGAGCCACCACAGCATAAACAGAGTCAAACAGGGGGCGTTCCTATATCTCATGAAACAGGGTCTGGTCCACCCAATGAAGCAGTGGCCTCCGAAAGTGCCGGCACTGGAGGTTAG
- the LOC108991931 gene encoding uncharacterized protein LOC108991931 produces the protein MSRTRSEPCHEPLKASKLFAFPEKLSDFFVLLMRLGLIVCLVASISLALHSAFSTRTRWFSFPDHLSRNVSDRKFGPTNISHLLFGLAGTVHTWPNRSRYGELWWDTNTTRGFVWLDEKPEENVSRQGVVSVPYRVSEDWSRFKYLSSQSAVRIARIVLESYKLGLPNVRWFVMGDDDTVFFTDNLVSVLASYDHNQMYYIGGSSESVEQDTLHSYDMAFGGGGFAISFPLAAQLVKVFDGCLDRYYTFYGSDQRVWACVSELGVPLTKQRGFHQFDIRGDPFGILSAHPLAPLLSLHHLDNLEPMFPNQTQIESVESLMRAYRIDPRRILQQSFCYNHRRKWSVTIAWGYTVQIYASLLTAKDLQTPLLTFKTWRSWSDGPFTFNTRPMSSDPCGQPITYFLDKVQEVGRSGTLTTYKRFVAKIGNSCGTADYARAMAVQSIKVASLKMDLEHWRKAPRRQCCEIMDRGTVKDSSLRIRIRKCRPWETITI, from the exons ATGAGTCGGACTCGCTCAGAACCGTGTCACGAACCGCTAAAAGCTTCAAAGTTGTTCGCTTTTCCAGAAAAGCTCTCCGATTTCTTCGTGCTCTTAATGCGATTAGGCCTCATAGTCTGCCTCGTCGCGTCGATTTCCCTCGCTCTCCACTCTGCCTTCTCGACCAGGACCCGGTGGTTCTCCTTCCCTGACCATTTATCCCGAAACGTATCTGACAGGAAATTCGGGCCCACCAACATCTCCCACCTCCTTTTCGGTCTCGCCGGCACGGTGCACACGTGGCCCAACCGCAGTCGGTACGGTGAGCTCTGGTGGGACACCAACACCACCCGCGGTTTCGTCTGGCTCGACGAGAAACCCGAAGAAAACGTATCCAGGCAAGGCGTAGTTTCCGTCCCGTACAGGGTATCGGAGGATTGGAGCAGGTTCAAATACTTGAGCTCCCAATCGGCCGTTCGGATTGCCCGGAttgttttggaaagttacaAGCTCGGGTTACCGAACGTGCGGTGGTTCGTGATGGGAGACGATGATACGGTGTTTTTCACTGATAACTTAGTTTCGGTGTTGGCTAGTTATGATCACAATCAGATGTACTACATTGGAGGGAGTTCGGAGAGCGTGGAGCAAGACACGCTGCACTCGTACGATATGGCTTTCGGTGGCGGTGGATTCGCCATTAGTTTCCCACTTGCGGCTCAGCTGGTCAAAGTTTTCGACGGTTGTCTTGATCGGTACTACACTTTCTACGGCTCTGATCAGAGGGTGTGGGCATGTGTGAGCGAGCTCGGTGTGCCTCTCACCAAGCAGCGTGGGTTCCACCAG TTTGATATCAGAGGGGATCCGTTTGGTATTCTATCAGCACACCCATTAGCACCACTTCTGTCGCTCCACCACCTTGACAACTTGGAACCCATGTTTCCCAACCAGACTCAAATAGAGTCGGTGGAATCCCTCATGCGCGCATACCGGATCGACCCTAGACGAATCCTACAGCAAAGTTTTTGCTACAACCACAGGCGTAAATGGTCAGTAACCATTGCATGGGGATACACTGTTCAGATCTACGCGTCATTGTTGACGGCTAAGGATTTGCAGACGCCACTGTTGACCTTCAAGACATGGCGGAGTTGGAGTGATGGACCTTTCACCTTCAATACCCGACCCATGAGTTCTGACCCGTGTGGACAACCTATTACTTATTTTCTGGACAAGGTTCAGGAGGTGGGGAGGAGTGGGACTCTGACTACTTATAAGAGGTTTGTGGCTAAGATCGGGAATAGTTGTGGTACAGCAGACTATGCCCGGGCCATGGCAGTGCAGAGTATTAAAGTCGCCTCATTGAAGATGGACCTAGAGCATTGGAGGAAG GCACCGCGCAGACAATGTTGTGAGATTATGGATCGGGGAACGGTGAAGGATAGCAGCTTGAGGATTAGGATTAGGAAGTGCAGGCCCTGGGAAACTATAACCATATAG
- the LOC108991913 gene encoding tropinone reductase homolog At5g06060-like yields the protein MAETGTGVKGSARWSLKGKTALVTGGTRGIGHAVVEELAGFGASVYTCSRNEAELGKCLKEWEGKGFVVSGSVCDASSRAHRERLLEQVASVFNGKLNILINNVGTNIRKPTIEYTAEEYSTLMATNFESTYHLCQIAHPLLKASGMGSIVFISSVAGLVSIGSGSIYAASKAAINQLTKNLACEWAKDNIRTNCVAPWYTRTSLVEHLLENKKILEEIVSKTPLQRVAEAEELSSLVAFLCLPAASYITGQTISVDGGMTANGFQASMILN from the exons ATGGCAGAGACAGGGACCGGTGTTAAAGGCTCAGCGAGATGGTCACTCAAGGGAAAGACCGCTCTGGTCACCGGCGGCACCCGTGGCATAGG GCATGCGGTGGTGGAGGAACTAGCTGGTTTTGGTGCGTCCGTATATACTTGTTCCAGGAACGAAGCGGAGCTCGGTAAGTGCTTAAAGGAATGGGAGGGTAAGGGTTTCGTGGTCTCTGGCTCGGTGTGCGACGCGTCGTCACGTGCCCACAGAGAGAGGCTCCTGGAGCAAGTCGCTTCTGTTTTCAATGGCAAGCTCAACATACTT ATAAACAATGTTGGGACAAACATCAGGAAGCCAACCATTGAGTACACGGCTGAAGAATATTCTACACTCATGGCTACCAACTTTGAATCCACATACCACCTGTGTCAAATTGCACATCCTCTTCTAAAAGCATCCGGAATGGGAAGCATTGTGTTCATTTCATCTGTTGCAGGTCTGGTCAGTATTGGTAGCGGATCCATCTATGCAGCAAGTAAAG CGGCAATTAACCAGCTTACAAAAAATCTGGCTTGTGAATGGGCAAAAGACAATATCAGGACCAATTGTGTTGCACCCTGGTATACCAGAACCTCGCTGGTGGAACAC TTGcttgaaaacaaaaagattttgGAAGAGATTGTCTCAAAAACTCCTCTTCAGCGTGTTGCGGAAGCAGAGGAACTCTCATCCTTGGTGGCATTCCTTTGCCTACCGGCTGCTTCTTACATCACCGGACAAACCATCTCTGTTGATGGAGGAATGACTGCAAATGGTTTTCAAGCCAGCATGATACTTAACTGA